Proteins from a single region of Alphaproteobacteria bacterium:
- a CDS encoding CoA ester lyase, with protein sequence MSFTIAEPAPARLNRSELAVPGSRVELFEKAARGPVDVIFLDLEDAVAPDAKDQARRNVIQALNEVDWRGKTLSLRINGLDTHWMYRDVIDVLEGAVDKLDLIMIPKAGTAADIYALDMLVTQIETATKAKKRIGFEMIIETALGMANVEAIAGASKRNESLHFGVADYAASTKAKTVNIGGPHPQYGVLTDKDSEGRRDFVWADPWHYAISRMVVAARAHGLRPIDGPFGDFSDPEGFRAQANRAAVLGCEGKWAIHPSQVALANEVFGPSKEELAKARRVLDAMVEAQAAGKGAVALDGKLIDNASIKQAEVLLGMARRLGITA encoded by the coding sequence ATGAGCTTCACGATCGCCGAGCCGGCGCCCGCGCGCCTGAACCGCAGCGAGCTGGCCGTTCCGGGCAGCCGGGTCGAGCTGTTCGAGAAGGCCGCCAGGGGCCCGGTCGACGTGATCTTCCTCGACCTCGAGGACGCCGTGGCGCCCGACGCCAAGGACCAGGCGCGCAGGAACGTCATCCAGGCGCTCAACGAGGTCGACTGGCGCGGCAAGACCCTGTCGCTGCGCATCAACGGGCTCGACACCCACTGGATGTACCGCGACGTGATCGACGTGCTGGAGGGCGCGGTCGACAAGCTCGACCTGATCATGATCCCCAAGGCCGGCACCGCCGCCGACATCTACGCGCTCGACATGCTGGTCACCCAGATCGAGACCGCGACGAAGGCGAAGAAGCGCATCGGCTTCGAGATGATCATCGAGACCGCGCTCGGCATGGCCAACGTCGAGGCCATCGCCGGCGCCAGCAAGCGCAACGAGTCGCTGCATTTCGGCGTCGCCGACTACGCCGCCTCGACCAAGGCCAAGACGGTGAACATCGGCGGCCCGCACCCGCAATACGGCGTGCTCACCGACAAGGATTCCGAGGGCAGGCGCGACTTCGTCTGGGCCGATCCCTGGCACTACGCGATCTCGCGCATGGTGGTGGCCGCCCGCGCCCATGGGCTCAGGCCAATCGACGGGCCGTTCGGCGATTTCTCCGACCCCGAGGGCTTCCGCGCCCAGGCCAACCGCGCCGCGGTGCTGGGCTGCGAGGGCAAATGGGCGATCCACCCCTCGCAGGTGGCGCTGGCCAACGAGGTGTTCGGGCCCTCGAAGGAGGAACTGGCCAAGGCCAGGCGCGTTCTGGACGCCATGGTCGAGGCCCAGGCCGCCGGCAAGGGCGCGGTGGCATTGGACGGAAAACTGATCGACAATGCCTCGATCAAGCAGGCAGAAGTCCTGCTCGGCATGGCGCGCCGTCTCGGGATCACGGCCTGA